The Chordicoccus furentiruminis DNA window CCGGGAATCAGACGCGTCTCCTCTTCGGCGGGCGGCAGCCGTTGTGCGGCACCGGTGTGCAATCCTCAATGGAGAGAACCTGCAGTCCGGCCGCGGAAAGCGCACGGATCGCTGCTTCTCTTCCTGAACCCGGTCCCTTGACGAAAACATCAACCGTCTTCAGACCGTGAACCAGCGCTGCCTTCGTCGCTGTCTCAGCCGCCATCTGCGCTGCGTAGGGAGTAGATTTCCTTGAACCGCGGAAGCCCAGGCCGCCTGCGGAAGCCCAGGAGAGTGCATTTCCCTGCGCATCCGTCAGTGTCACGATCGTATTATTGAAGGATGACTGAATATGAGCCTGTCCATGTTCAACGTTTTTTCTGACACGGCGCTTGCTTGCCGCCGTCTTCTTCGTATTCTTGTTAGCTGCCATAAAAACTAACCTACTTTCCTTTCTGGAATCCCGATTCTATCGAATGAATAATTTACTTCTTCTTGTTCGCAACCGTACGCCTCGGTCCTTTGCGCGTACGGGCGTTGTTCTTTGTGTTCTGGCCGCGGACCGGCAGACCTTTTCTGTGACGGATGCCTCTGTAGCATCCGATTTCCTGCAGACGCTTGATATTCATCGCCACTTCACGGCGGAGATCACCTTCGACCGTGCAGGTTCTGTCCATCACGTCCTTGATCTTGCCGACTTCCTCATCGGTCAGATCACGGACTCGCGTATCCGGATTGACACCGGCTTCCGCAAGAATCTTGTTGGATGTGGTGCGGCCGATTCCATAAATATAGGTCAGTCCGATCTCCACACGCTTGTCTCTCGGTAAATCCACTCCAGCTAAACGAGCCATTGTGTTTCCTCCTTGCAATATACCTGATGATGTAGTGATACCCCTTGCGGGTGTCCTAATTGGGGTTCCGGGGATATCGGAACCCAGCCGTGACTGATGCTCATCATTTCGACAGCTTCCGGGAAATGCAGACGTCCGCCGTCCCGTCACGGCCTTTCCGGTGAAATGACGCACCGGTATTAAGCACTATATATCGGCCAAAAGCCGTCATCCGAAGGAGACGCCCATTTCGCTGATCTATAGTCAACAGCCTGAGCAGCCGCGCTCGCAGACTGTTATGCGCTTAAATAATGAAGATATACGACAGGCATCAGCCCTGTCTCTGTTTGTGCTTCGGATTCTCGCAGATAATGCGGATCGATCCCTTTCTCTTGATTACCTTGCACTTCTCGCACATCGGCTTTACTGAAGATCTGACCTTCATGACGAACCTCCTTTTCTGTTTTTTCGCGCACGAATACCCAAAAAGCGCGATATATATAATATCACGCTTTTTGGGCAGATGCAATCCGTTTTTTCATTTAAATCAGAACCCGGCGCCGTACATAACCGGGATATCCGGTCCCTTACTTGTCTCTCCAGATGATCCGGCCCTTGTCGAGATCATACGGCGAGAGCTCGATCGTGACCTTGTCCCCCGGAAGGATCCTGATGAAATTCATTCTCAGCTTCCCGCTGATATGAGCCAGCACGACATGCTTGTTCTCCAGCTCTACCCGGAACATGGCGTTTGGCAGCTTTTCCAGCACTCTGCCCTCGACTTCGATCGCATCGGACTTTGCCATTTGCTTGTACTCCTCCTCGTTTAATCGTTCATGCATGCATCGTTCGGATCAGTTCACGTTCATCGAAGCCGGTGCATGTAAGCAGCTCCGGGTCTCCGTCCGTGATCAGAACGGTATTTTCGTAGTGGGCAGAAGGCTCCCGGTCGGCGGTTCTGACAGTCCACCCGTCGCTCATCCACTCGATTTCCTTTGTGCCGAGATTGATCATCGGCTCAATCGCGAGGACCATGCCGGGCACCAGCAGGATTCCTCTTCCCTTCTGACGGTAGTTCGGGATCTGCGGCGGCTCGTGAAGATGCGTTCCGATCCCATGCCCGCAAAGCTCCTCAACGACACCGTACCCCCGCTCTGCGGCATACGCCCCGATCGCGGCCGAGATCTCGTAAAGATGATGGCCGGCACGGGCGAAGCGCATTCCCTCAAAGAAGCTCATCCGGGTATCCTCGACGAGCCGTTCCGTCTCGGTTGCGGCGCGTCCGACAATCCATGTCCGCGCCGCGTCGGAGTGGTAGCCCTTCCAGATGAGTCCTGCGTCAAGGGATACGATGTCTCCCTCCTTCAGTATCCTGTCATCAGACGGAATCCCGTGAACCACCTCGTCATTGACGGAGACGCAGATCGAGGCGGGATATCCGTCATAATCAAGAAAATTCGGAACACCCCCGAGTTCTCTGATCTTACGGTCCCCGGCGCGATTGATCTCCGCTGTTGATACCCCCGGCCTGATCATGGCATGCAGAGCCTGATGAACCAGTTCAAGCAAATGGCCCGATTCGCGCATCAGCGCGATTTCTTCATCGGTTCGGATCACAACGGGCATCTTATTCACCCAGCTTCTCCAGAATCGCGCTGAATACGTCGTCCATGGACTGCGTGCCGTCTACTGTGACGAGAACCTTCTTATCCTTATAATAGTCAATCAGCGGCTGCGTCTGGGCGTGATAAACATCGAGACGATTCTTAACGGTCTCCGGACGGTCATCATCCCGGAGCACCAGCTTTCCGCCGCAGCGGTCGCAGACATCCTCTTTCTTCGGCGGATTGTAGACGACATGATAGGTCGCCCCGCAGGAAACACAGGCTCTCCTTCCGCCCATGCGGGAAATGATATGCTCGTCAGGCACCTCAATGTCGACAGCGAAATCGATCGGTGTTCCGGCCTTTCTCACTGCCTCGTCAAGCGCCTCGGCCTGCGGGATCGTGCGCGGGAATCCATCCAGAATGAAGCCTTCCCCGCAGTCCGGCTGCGCGATACGGTCCGCTACGAGATCGCAGACAAGTTCGTCCGGCACGAGCTCTCCGGCATCCATATAGCTCTTAGCCTTTTTGCCCAGTTCCGTTCCGTTCTTGATGTTCGCCCGGAAGATGTCGCCGGTTGAAATATGCGGGATCCGGAAACGTTCGGCCACTCTGGCAGCCTGCGTTCCCTTGCCGGCGCCCGGGGCTCCTAGCATGATCAGTCTCATTCGAACCTCCTCTTCTGTCGGAATGACACTTATATAAGTCAAACCCGGGGAACGCCCGCCGCAGCGGGCGTTCCCCGGAATGATCCCGTTATTCGCTCAAAAATCCCTTGTAGTTGCGCACGACCATCATGGATTCAATCTGCTTGACGGTCTCCAGAAGGACACCGACAATAATGATGATCGAGGTGCCGCCGAATGACACGCTCGCTCCGAACAGGCCGTTGAAGACGAACGGAATCACAGCGACGATCGTCAGGCCGACCGCTCCGATGAAGATGATATAGTTCAGAATCTGCGTCAGATAGTCAACCGTCGGCTTACCCGGACGGATGCCGGGGATAAAGCCGCCCTGCTTCTTCATGTTGTCCGCCACCTCAAGCGGATTGAAGGTGATCGATGTGTAGAAGTAGGCAAAGAAAATGACGAGCACAATATAGATCGCGACACCGATGGTATACACCGGACGGGTCCGGTCGAACCAGTTGCTCTCGCTCAGGATGCCAAGCACAGTGCCCGCCCAGCCGCCGACATTGGATTTGCCCATGAACGTGGCAATGATGCCGGGGAAGGACATGATGGATGAGGCGAAGATGACAGGAATCACGCCCGCTGTGTTGATCTTCAGCGGAATATGCGTGCTCTGCCCGCCGATCATCCGGCTTCCGGCCGTCTTTCTGGAATACTGCACCGGAATATGCCTCTGAGCACCGTCAAGCACGACGACCATCACGACCATTGCAATCAGAATGACGGCGATGATCAGGATCGCAAGCGCGGCTCTCGCGACGGTCTTGCCAGAAACAAAGGTTTCATAAAGGCTCGTGAGATCCTGGGGGACACGGGAGAGAATGTTGATGACAAGGACCATGGAAATACCGTTGCCCACGCCCTTTTCCGTCATCTGCTCGCCGACCCACATCAGGTAGCAGGAGCCTGCTGTGAGGCATACCACAACTGTGAATGCCTTCGCGAAATTCATATTCGGGATAAGTCCCTGATTACCGAAGCCGACAGCCATTGCGACGGATTCGAACAGTGAAAGACCGACTGTCAGGTAGCGTGTGATCGCTACCAGCTTCTTTCTTCCGTCCTCGCCGTCGCGCTGCATCTCTTCAAGTGCGGGGATCGCGATCGTAAGAAGTTCAACGATAATGGATGCAGTGATGTAAGGCGTAATCGACAGAGCCAGAATCGACATGCTCGAGAAAGAGCCGCCGGTGAACGCGTCAAAGAAATTGAACGCGTCACCAGCATTCTGCTTGAACCATGACTCGAAGTAGCTGCTGTTCACGCCCGGAACCGGAATCTGGGAGCCTATTCTGATGATGACCAGGCACAGGAGAACAAATCCGAGCCTGTGCCGTATATCCTTCACTTTGAAAGCGTCAATCATCTTTTTGAACATCTCAGATCACCTCGACTGTACCGCCTGCCGCCTCGATTTTGCTCTTCGCGCTCCCGCTCACCGCGTTGACCTTCACGGTCAGTTTCTTCGTCAGCTCGCCACCGCCGAGAATCTTGACGCCGTCCACGATTTTCGAAACCGCACCGCTCTCGATAAGGAGCTTCGGGGTCACCTCTGTTCCGTCCTCAAAACGGTTCAGAACATCCACGTTGATTGCAGTGATGACCTTGGTGTTTCTGTTCGTGAAGCCTCTCTTCGGAAGGCGTCTGTACAGAGGCATCTGACCGCCTTCAAAGCCCGGTCTCGGCGCGCCGGAACGTGCCTTCTGGCCCTTGTGGCCTTTGCCTGCCGTCTTGCCGTTGCCGGATCCGTGACCGCGGCCTCTGCGGAAGTTGTCATTCATCCGGGAGCCTTCCGCCGGTGATAAATTAGATAAATCCATACTCGTACCTCCCCAGTTATTCGACTTCTTCAACCTTGACAAGATAGCCGATCTTCGCCAGCTGTCCGCGTGTTGCGGCGTTATCCGGAAGAATGACGCTGGAGTTGAGCTTATGGAAGCCCATGGACTCAACGATCTTCTTATTCTTCGGGACCGCGCCGATGGTGGATTTCACAAGTGTGATCTTTAATTTCTTATCTGCCATGTCTGCCTCCTCACGCCAGAATCTCTTCGACGGTCTTGCCGCGAAGACGAGCGACTTCCTCAGGCGTCTTGATCTGCTTCAGACCGGCGAGCGTAGCGAATACCACATTCTGCTTGTTGTTGGAGCCCAGGGACTTCGTACGAATGTTCGTGATGCCCGCGAGCTCGATGACCGCACGGGCCGGGCCGCCGGCGATGACGCCGGTACCTTCCGGAGCTCTCTTGAGGAGCACGGTCGCTCCGCCGTATTTCCCGATGTTGTCATGCGTGACGCTCTTGAAATCCGTCCGGGCAACCGTGATCATATGCTTCATGGCATCTTCCTTGCCCTTGCGGATCGCTTCCGGAATTTCAGCCGCCTTGCCAAGTCCGGCGCCTACATGGCCGTTTCCGTCGCCGACGACGACCAGAGCCGAGAACCGCATGTTGCGACCGCCCTTTACGACCTTCGTGACACGCTTGATCGCAACGACTCTGTCTTCCATGCCGTTGTCGTCTTTGTCTCTTCTTCTATCCTCGTTTGCTCTCATCTGATTATCCTCTCCTGTTAGAACTCAAGGCCGGCTTCTCTGGCCGCGTCCGCCAACGCCTTGACCTTGCCCTGATAGATGAACCCGCCGCGGTCAAAGACGACTTTCTTGATTCCGGCCTGTACAGCCTTCTCGCCGATGACCTTGCCGACCTTGGCAGCTGCTTCCACATTGTCTGTGTAAGTGAGTCC harbors:
- the rpsK gene encoding 30S ribosomal protein S11, which produces MAANKNTKKTAASKRRVRKNVEHGQAHIQSSFNNTIVTLTDAQGNALSWASAGGLGFRGSRKSTPYAAQMAAETATKAALVHGLKTVDVFVKGPGSGREAAIRALSAAGLQVLSIEDCTPVPHNGCRPPKRRRV
- the rpsM gene encoding 30S ribosomal protein S13; the encoded protein is MARLAGVDLPRDKRVEIGLTYIYGIGRTTSNKILAEAGVNPDTRVRDLTDEEVGKIKDVMDRTCTVEGDLRREVAMNIKRLQEIGCYRGIRHRKGLPVRGQNTKNNARTRKGPRRTVANKKK
- the rpmJ gene encoding 50S ribosomal protein L36, giving the protein MKVRSSVKPMCEKCKVIKRKGSIRIICENPKHKQRQG
- the infA gene encoding translation initiation factor IF-1 is translated as MAKSDAIEVEGRVLEKLPNAMFRVELENKHVVLAHISGKLRMNFIRILPGDKVTIELSPYDLDKGRIIWRDK
- the map gene encoding type I methionyl aminopeptidase, translating into MPVVIRTDEEIALMRESGHLLELVHQALHAMIRPGVSTAEINRAGDRKIRELGGVPNFLDYDGYPASICVSVNDEVVHGIPSDDRILKEGDIVSLDAGLIWKGYHSDAARTWIVGRAATETERLVEDTRMSFFEGMRFARAGHHLYEISAAIGAYAAERGYGVVEELCGHGIGTHLHEPPQIPNYRQKGRGILLVPGMVLAIEPMINLGTKEIEWMSDGWTVRTADREPSAHYENTVLITDGDPELLTCTGFDERELIRTMHA
- a CDS encoding adenylate kinase, producing MRLIMLGAPGAGKGTQAARVAERFRIPHISTGDIFRANIKNGTELGKKAKSYMDAGELVPDELVCDLVADRIAQPDCGEGFILDGFPRTIPQAEALDEAVRKAGTPIDFAVDIEVPDEHIISRMGGRRACVSCGATYHVVYNPPKKEDVCDRCGGKLVLRDDDRPETVKNRLDVYHAQTQPLIDYYKDKKVLVTVDGTQSMDDVFSAILEKLGE
- the secY gene encoding preprotein translocase subunit SecY; this encodes MFKKMIDAFKVKDIRHRLGFVLLCLVIIRIGSQIPVPGVNSSYFESWFKQNAGDAFNFFDAFTGGSFSSMSILALSITPYITASIIVELLTIAIPALEEMQRDGEDGRKKLVAITRYLTVGLSLFESVAMAVGFGNQGLIPNMNFAKAFTVVVCLTAGSCYLMWVGEQMTEKGVGNGISMVLVINILSRVPQDLTSLYETFVSGKTVARAALAILIIAVILIAMVVMVVVLDGAQRHIPVQYSRKTAGSRMIGGQSTHIPLKINTAGVIPVIFASSIMSFPGIIATFMGKSNVGGWAGTVLGILSESNWFDRTRPVYTIGVAIYIVLVIFFAYFYTSITFNPLEVADNMKKQGGFIPGIRPGKPTVDYLTQILNYIIFIGAVGLTIVAVIPFVFNGLFGASVSFGGTSIIIIVGVLLETVKQIESMMVVRNYKGFLSE
- the rplO gene encoding 50S ribosomal protein L15; amino-acid sequence: MDLSNLSPAEGSRMNDNFRRGRGHGSGNGKTAGKGHKGQKARSGAPRPGFEGGQMPLYRRLPKRGFTNRNTKVITAINVDVLNRFEDGTEVTPKLLIESGAVSKIVDGVKILGGGELTKKLTVKVNAVSGSAKSKIEAAGGTVEVI
- the rpmD gene encoding 50S ribosomal protein L30 produces the protein MADKKLKITLVKSTIGAVPKNKKIVESMGFHKLNSSVILPDNAATRGQLAKIGYLVKVEEVE
- the rpsE gene encoding 30S ribosomal protein S5, which encodes MRANEDRRRDKDDNGMEDRVVAIKRVTKVVKGGRNMRFSALVVVGDGNGHVGAGLGKAAEIPEAIRKGKEDAMKHMITVARTDFKSVTHDNIGKYGGATVLLKRAPEGTGVIAGGPARAVIELAGITNIRTKSLGSNNKQNVVFATLAGLKQIKTPEEVARLRGKTVEEILA